A DNA window from Amycolatopsis sp. DSM 110486 contains the following coding sequences:
- a CDS encoding Rid family hydrolase — protein sequence MSKPIERTTANFGVPWEGIYGYVQAVKHGDTIYVSGQLSHDGDQLVAPAPVDENGAVTDFSAMEEQMRRSYVNAAELLKRFGATLADVVEEVLYVLDIDAAFAVAGPVRKAAYGREDPQVASTLVGTTRLAFPEQLVEIKLIARV from the coding sequence ATGAGCAAGCCGATCGAGAGGACCACCGCGAACTTCGGGGTCCCGTGGGAAGGCATCTACGGCTACGTCCAGGCCGTGAAACACGGCGACACCATCTACGTCTCCGGTCAGCTGTCCCACGACGGCGACCAGCTCGTGGCGCCCGCGCCCGTGGACGAGAACGGCGCCGTCACCGACTTTTCCGCCATGGAAGAGCAGATGCGCCGCTCGTATGTGAACGCCGCCGAGCTGCTGAAGCGCTTCGGCGCGACGCTGGCCGACGTCGTCGAAGAGGTGCTCTACGTCCTCGACATCGACGCGGCCTTCGCCGTGGCGGGTCCCGTGCGCAAGGCGGCCTACGGACGGGAGGACCCGCAGGTCGCCAGCACGCTGGTCGGCACGACGCGGCTCGCCTTCCCCGAGCAGCTCGTGGAGATCAAGCTCATCGCGCGGGTCTGA
- a CDS encoding GlxA family transcriptional regulator, which produces MPRTQLVVALLAVPRVMGLDFSIPAHILGRQEGYHVLVCGKETTGSPLGITPTHSLADAPEADIVIVPGYDEPEVPLPEEYLDVIRLATDRGARVVAICTGAFALAESGVLDGREATTHWRYLAALREQYPAVRVLENQLFVEDGKILTSAGAGAGIDACLHLIRTDFGAAAAHEAGKEVVASPARGGAQPQYVDVLTAARTDLSATRSWVMEHIGDPITVGRMAERSNLPRRTFIRHFELETGMSPMRWVVNHRILSARRLLETSDWPVERIAAATGFGTAANFRTIFRREVGTTPTGYRRTHSAL; this is translated from the coding sequence TTGCCCCGCACGCAGCTGGTCGTGGCGCTGCTGGCCGTGCCCCGGGTCATGGGGCTCGACTTCAGCATCCCCGCACACATCCTCGGCCGGCAAGAGGGTTACCACGTACTTGTGTGTGGCAAGGAGACCACGGGTTCGCCGCTGGGCATCACGCCGACGCATTCACTGGCCGACGCGCCGGAGGCCGACATCGTGATCGTGCCCGGGTACGACGAACCCGAGGTACCGCTGCCCGAGGAGTACCTCGACGTGATCCGCCTCGCCACCGACCGCGGTGCCCGCGTGGTGGCGATCTGCACCGGCGCGTTCGCGCTCGCGGAGAGCGGCGTGCTCGACGGCCGCGAGGCGACCACGCACTGGCGCTACCTCGCCGCGTTGCGCGAGCAGTACCCCGCGGTGCGCGTGCTGGAGAACCAGCTGTTCGTCGAAGACGGAAAAATCCTCACGTCCGCGGGGGCGGGCGCCGGCATCGACGCGTGTCTGCACCTCATCCGCACCGACTTCGGCGCGGCGGCCGCCCACGAGGCCGGCAAGGAGGTCGTGGCCTCCCCCGCCCGCGGCGGCGCGCAGCCACAGTACGTCGACGTGCTCACCGCCGCGCGCACGGATCTTTCGGCCACGCGCAGCTGGGTCATGGAGCACATCGGCGACCCGATCACCGTCGGGCGCATGGCCGAGCGCAGCAACCTGCCGCGCCGCACGTTCATCCGGCACTTCGAGCTCGAGACGGGCATGTCGCCGATGCGCTGGGTCGTCAACCACCGCATCCTCAGCGCGCGCCGGCTGCTGGAGACCTCCGACTGGCCCGTCGAGCGCATCGCGGCGGCCACCGGTTTCGGCACGGCGGCCAACTTCCGGACGATCTTCCGCCGCGAGGTTGGCACGACGCCGACCGGTTACCGGCGTACGCACAGCGCGCTCTAG